One Hyphomicrobium sp. CS1GBMeth3 DNA window includes the following coding sequences:
- a CDS encoding sodium/solute symporter (Members of the Solute:Sodium Symporter (SSS), TC 2.A.21 as described in tcdb.org, catalyze solute:Na+ symport. Known solutes for members of the family include sugars, amino acids, nucleosides, inositols, vitamins, urea or anions, depending on the system.), which yields MALTALDWGLIGAYVAVVILIGVRVTTKVTSAQELFLAGRSLGFATVGFSLFASNISSTTIIGVAGAAYQNGISVAHYELMAALVLIFMAFVTIPVFLRAQITTVPEYLQRRFGPFVCKYVSALTIVLSIFVDTAGSIYAGVLVLQTLIPGLPFVPACIALAAFAGLYTAFGGLRAVVYTDVLQAIILLAGTGVITYVLFEQFDFSWSAAMAAVPSDKLSLIRPLDDPALPWLGVLVGLPILGFYYWAANQYIMQRVLGAKNLEHARWGAMLAAALKLLPLFLFAIPGALAFALLPGLPDGDQVFPTMIVTYLPAGLVGLVLAGLIAAIMSTIDSTLNSASALVVYDFVNASEHKLSPRRTLWLGRLTTLVFVVIAAFWPLVIRHFPGLFNYIQQVFSLAVPPVAAVFLLAMFWWRATTAGAITALVLGHTIGCAIFVWKIWCSMHGVADGLPHFTIVAGATALLCLLVAVGVSLAQPRGQTVSVPSLLWTPRDTRPDCGDRWDYRWAAAAIGAAVIMLIWMFR from the coding sequence ATGGCGCTAACTGCGCTCGACTGGGGGCTCATCGGCGCGTATGTCGCCGTTGTAATTTTAATCGGGGTCAGGGTGACGACCAAGGTCACCTCCGCTCAGGAGCTCTTTCTTGCCGGTCGGAGCCTCGGCTTTGCCACTGTTGGATTTTCGCTCTTTGCTTCCAACATTTCATCGACGACGATCATTGGCGTTGCCGGCGCCGCTTATCAGAACGGGATCAGCGTCGCGCATTATGAGCTCATGGCCGCCCTTGTCCTGATCTTTATGGCGTTCGTTACCATCCCAGTTTTCTTGCGCGCGCAGATCACGACAGTACCCGAGTACCTACAACGCCGTTTCGGTCCCTTCGTATGCAAATACGTATCGGCGCTCACTATCGTGCTTTCGATCTTTGTCGACACGGCTGGCAGCATTTACGCCGGTGTGTTGGTCCTGCAAACGCTCATTCCCGGACTGCCGTTTGTTCCCGCATGCATCGCTCTCGCAGCATTTGCGGGCCTCTATACGGCATTCGGTGGCCTTCGTGCGGTCGTTTACACGGACGTTCTTCAAGCCATCATTCTGCTGGCTGGAACAGGCGTGATTACCTACGTGCTATTTGAGCAGTTCGATTTTTCGTGGTCGGCGGCGATGGCTGCCGTGCCGAGCGATAAGCTCTCGCTGATCCGTCCCCTCGATGACCCGGCTCTGCCATGGCTCGGCGTGCTGGTGGGTCTTCCGATCCTTGGATTCTATTACTGGGCGGCCAATCAGTACATCATGCAGCGTGTGCTGGGCGCAAAGAACCTCGAGCATGCGCGATGGGGCGCCATGCTCGCCGCGGCATTGAAGCTCTTGCCGCTCTTCCTGTTTGCCATTCCTGGAGCTCTCGCGTTCGCACTCCTTCCAGGACTGCCAGATGGCGATCAGGTGTTTCCGACGATGATCGTCACGTATCTGCCAGCGGGTTTGGTCGGGCTCGTGCTCGCGGGACTGATCGCCGCCATCATGTCGACGATCGACTCCACGCTCAACTCCGCGTCGGCGCTGGTCGTTTATGACTTCGTAAATGCCTCTGAGCACAAGCTCTCGCCGCGACGCACGCTGTGGCTCGGGCGTCTGACAACCCTCGTGTTCGTCGTCATCGCAGCGTTCTGGCCGCTCGTCATTCGACACTTTCCAGGTCTCTTCAATTACATCCAGCAGGTTTTTTCCCTAGCGGTTCCGCCGGTCGCTGCGGTTTTTCTGCTTGCAATGTTTTGGTGGCGCGCGACCACCGCCGGTGCGATCACCGCACTTGTCCTGGGTCACACTATCGGATGTGCCATCTTCGTCTGGAAGATCTGGTGCAGCATGCACGGCGTTGCAGACGGATTACCCCATTTCACCATCGTAGCGGGTGCGACGGCTCTGCTCTGTTTGCTCGTCGCCGTAGGCGTAAGCCTCGCTCAGCCACGGGGCCAGACTGTCTCAGTACCAAGCCTACTATGGACGCCACG
- a CDS encoding PepSY-associated TM helix domain-containing protein, translated as MRAAFTLIHRWGGLFIAVFLFIAGITGAVISWDHELDEWLNPHLFDAKTSGPPLSALDLAKRVENADPRVQVSYFPLSFEEGHNADFFVEPKVDPKTGALYPVDYNQVFVDPASGDVAGRRYWGAISLDTENILPFLYKLHYSMHIPDFWGIDRWGIWFMGIVGIVWMFDCFVGFYLTLPRRNGQNGAPYDIAVSSNTRRTWWERWKPAWKIKRGASSYRLNLDLHRAFGLWLWAALFILAFTSVSMNLNNEVVRPILSKLSSLTPDAFDDRAPAALNKPIAPKLDYAQAIEVASAEARRRGWDEPAGAAFYGRLHGLYSISFFHPGDDHGSGGMGVKMLFLDGATGALQGGRVPWEGTAADVFMQLQFPLHSGRIAGLPGRIFLSFMGLVVALLSATGIVVWFKKRAARVARKLPTRDAPNPADRRMRST; from the coding sequence ATGCGAGCGGCGTTCACACTGATCCATCGTTGGGGCGGCCTGTTCATCGCCGTCTTTTTGTTCATCGCCGGCATAACCGGTGCGGTGATCTCGTGGGATCACGAACTCGACGAATGGCTAAACCCGCATCTGTTCGACGCAAAGACCTCCGGCCCGCCGCTTTCCGCGCTTGACCTTGCCAAGCGTGTCGAGAACGCGGATCCGCGTGTTCAGGTCAGCTATTTCCCGCTTTCGTTCGAGGAAGGGCACAACGCCGACTTCTTCGTCGAGCCGAAGGTCGATCCGAAAACGGGCGCGCTCTACCCGGTCGACTACAATCAGGTGTTCGTCGATCCCGCGAGCGGGGACGTTGCGGGACGGCGCTACTGGGGGGCCATCTCGCTCGACACCGAGAACATTCTCCCGTTTCTCTACAAGCTGCACTACTCGATGCACATTCCCGATTTCTGGGGCATCGACCGCTGGGGCATCTGGTTCATGGGCATCGTCGGCATCGTGTGGATGTTCGACTGCTTCGTCGGCTTCTATCTCACGCTGCCGCGGCGTAACGGGCAGAATGGCGCACCGTACGACATCGCCGTCAGCTCCAACACGCGCCGCACATGGTGGGAGCGATGGAAGCCCGCCTGGAAGATCAAGCGCGGGGCCAGCAGCTACCGGCTGAATCTCGACCTCCACCGTGCGTTCGGCCTCTGGCTCTGGGCGGCTCTGTTCATCCTTGCGTTCACCTCGGTCTCGATGAACCTCAACAACGAGGTGGTGCGACCCATCCTGAGCAAACTGTCATCGCTCACGCCCGATGCGTTCGACGACCGAGCCCCGGCCGCGCTCAACAAACCGATCGCGCCGAAGCTCGACTATGCGCAGGCGATCGAGGTCGCGAGCGCGGAAGCACGCCGCCGCGGTTGGGACGAACCCGCAGGCGCCGCATTCTACGGCCGACTGCACGGGCTCTATTCCATCAGCTTCTTCCATCCGGGCGACGATCATGGCTCCGGCGGCATGGGCGTCAAAATGCTCTTCCTCGACGGGGCAACCGGCGCTCTGCAAGGCGGTCGCGTGCCGTGGGAAGGCACGGCGGCCGACGTCTTCATGCAGCTTCAGTTCCCGTTGCACTCGGGCCGCATCGCAGGCTTGCCCGGCCGGATCTTCCTGTCGTTCATGGGGCTTGTGGTGGCGCTGCTCTCGGCGACGGGCATTGTCGTCTGGTTCAAGAAGCGTGCGGCTCGGGTTGCTCGAAAGTTGCCGACACGCGACGCGCCGAACCCTGCGGATCGACGGATGCGCTCGACCTAG
- a CDS encoding TonB-dependent siderophore receptor, whose protein sequence is MKRREGFLGLGLVAAIGLTTGASLAQEPKASEPAAPADGATELPAVTVDAPAAKKAAKKSAATKKAPSASASASASTPQPQAPSEGAGVRETATGPVEGYNATRTATGMKTDTPLKEIPQSVSVVGAEQIRDMSAQNLQDTLRYVPGVVADGYGTDSRADGPLIRGTAASEYLDGLRRTSNYYTSSYRIDPYFMERIEVLRGPASVLYGQAPVGGIINSVSKRPEQEHSSEIGVEYGTFDFKQVKFDTTGAITSDGKWSYRLTGLARDSDTHVDYVDDDRYALQPAITYRPDNDTTITVLGNFQKDQTGSTQQFFSHIGTIYPNANGRRIAYDTFIGEPTDHYDTDVASGTLIAEHKFNSALKVSHVSRYADIKNDYASSYAGHFYTVPYFGFIYFDPDQEYTARVKYGAITETQTFNQDTNLEAKFATGWVSHKVIAGLDYMNFRSKSLANGALNMTPISVFDPVYGQPENLNFGYTSLTDQTVEQAGLYVQDQLRLGNWIAVLGMRKDWIDNESGGSSQKDDATTYRAGLMYEFASGFTPYFSYGESFVPIIGTSSPQSGSQAFDPQAGRMYELGFKYQPAGANFAINSAIYDIEESNRLEADPNEPGYNVQTGAVAIRGFEIELTGQITKNLKVAGGYSYTQAEYDNNSATDGNQIESIPKHLASMWGVWEFDQPYLLGWSVGAGVRYIGKSWDSLNVIEVPDVTLFDAMIAYEEDNWRWSINAKNIGDEEYVSTCLSRGDCFLGTARTITTGITYKF, encoded by the coding sequence ATGAAGCGGCGCGAAGGTTTTCTGGGGCTCGGCTTGGTCGCGGCTATAGGGCTCACAACCGGCGCAAGCTTGGCACAAGAGCCGAAAGCATCGGAGCCTGCCGCACCGGCCGACGGCGCAACGGAACTTCCCGCTGTTACGGTCGACGCGCCAGCGGCAAAGAAGGCCGCGAAAAAGTCTGCAGCCACGAAGAAGGCTCCCTCTGCCAGCGCATCGGCGTCCGCTTCAACTCCGCAGCCACAGGCTCCTTCCGAGGGAGCGGGCGTCCGGGAAACGGCAACCGGCCCGGTCGAAGGCTATAACGCGACGCGGACGGCGACGGGCATGAAGACCGACACGCCGCTGAAAGAGATTCCGCAGTCTGTTTCGGTCGTGGGCGCCGAGCAGATCCGGGACATGAGCGCGCAGAATCTCCAGGATACCCTGCGCTATGTGCCGGGCGTGGTCGCTGACGGCTATGGCACGGACAGCCGTGCCGATGGACCTCTCATTCGCGGGACGGCAGCGTCCGAATATCTCGACGGACTGCGGCGCACCTCCAACTATTACACGTCGAGCTACCGCATCGATCCCTACTTCATGGAACGTATCGAGGTGCTGCGCGGACCCGCATCGGTGCTCTACGGGCAGGCGCCGGTGGGCGGCATCATCAACTCTGTGTCGAAGCGCCCGGAGCAGGAGCACAGCAGCGAGATCGGCGTCGAATACGGCACGTTCGACTTCAAGCAGGTCAAATTCGACACGACGGGCGCCATCACCTCGGACGGCAAATGGTCGTATCGATTGACGGGTCTCGCCAGAGATTCCGATACGCACGTCGATTACGTCGACGATGACCGCTATGCTTTGCAGCCGGCGATCACCTATCGTCCGGACAACGACACCACCATCACGGTGCTCGGCAATTTCCAGAAGGACCAGACCGGCTCGACGCAGCAGTTCTTCTCGCACATTGGCACGATCTACCCCAACGCCAACGGCCGCCGCATCGCCTACGACACGTTCATCGGTGAGCCAACCGACCACTACGATACGGATGTCGCCTCGGGCACGCTGATTGCCGAGCACAAGTTCAACTCGGCGCTTAAGGTGAGCCACGTCTCGCGCTATGCCGATATCAAGAACGATTATGCGTCATCGTACGCGGGGCATTTCTATACCGTGCCGTATTTCGGCTTCATCTATTTTGATCCTGATCAGGAGTATACGGCGCGCGTAAAGTACGGAGCCATCACCGAGACGCAGACCTTCAATCAGGATACGAACCTCGAGGCCAAGTTCGCGACGGGCTGGGTGTCGCACAAGGTGATCGCTGGCCTCGATTACATGAACTTCCGATCGAAGTCGCTCGCGAACGGCGCACTGAACATGACTCCGATCAGCGTTTTCGACCCGGTTTACGGCCAGCCGGAAAATCTCAACTTTGGCTACACCAGCCTCACCGATCAAACGGTCGAGCAGGCCGGTCTTTACGTCCAGGATCAGTTGCGGCTCGGCAACTGGATCGCCGTTCTTGGCATGCGCAAGGACTGGATCGACAACGAGAGCGGCGGCTCGAGCCAAAAGGACGACGCGACGACCTATCGCGCGGGCCTCATGTACGAGTTCGCATCGGGTTTCACGCCGTATTTCAGCTATGGCGAATCTTTTGTGCCCATCATCGGTACTTCGTCTCCGCAGAGCGGCAGCCAGGCCTTCGATCCGCAGGCGGGACGCATGTATGAGCTGGGCTTCAAGTATCAGCCCGCCGGTGCAAACTTTGCCATCAACAGCGCCATCTACGACATCGAAGAGAGCAACCGGTTAGAGGCCGATCCGAATGAGCCCGGATACAACGTTCAGACCGGCGCAGTCGCAATCCGAGGCTTCGAGATCGAACTGACCGGCCAGATCACGAAGAACCTAAAGGTTGCGGGCGGCTACTCTTACACCCAGGCCGAGTATGACAACAACTCGGCGACCGATGGCAATCAGATCGAGTCTATTCCGAAGCATCTCGCGTCTATGTGGGGCGTGTGGGAGTTCGACCAGCCCTACCTCCTGGGTTGGTCTGTTGGAGCGGGCGTCCGCTATATCGGAAAATCCTGGGATAGCCTCAACGTCATCGAGGTGCCGGATGTGACGCTGTTTGACGCCATGATCGCGTACGAGGAGGACAATTGGCGCTGGTCCATCAACGCTAAGAACATCGGCGATGAAGAATACGTTTCGACGTGCCTTTCGCGCGGCGATTGCTTCCTCGGTACGGCCCGTACCATCACGACCGGGATCACCTATAAATTCTAA
- a CDS encoding 2Fe-2S iron-sulfur cluster-binding protein, producing MLNVTFVLADDHVITVPAQPGQSLMEAALIGGVPGIVANCGGGAICGTCHVYVDAGWSDRIGSPEDAEDEILDAVHDPGPLSRLSCQVLLREEFHGLVVRVPIRQNT from the coding sequence ATGCTCAACGTCACGTTCGTGCTCGCCGATGATCACGTCATCACAGTACCGGCACAGCCAGGCCAGTCGCTGATGGAAGCTGCCTTGATTGGTGGTGTGCCCGGGATTGTTGCGAACTGCGGTGGCGGCGCCATATGCGGCACGTGCCACGTCTACGTCGATGCGGGGTGGAGCGACAGGATAGGGTCACCCGAGGATGCCGAGGACGAGATTCTCGATGCGGTGCACGATCCGGGGCCTTTATCGCGCCTCTCTTGCCAGGTCCTTCTAAGAGAAGAGTTCCATGGGCTCGTCGTGCGGGTTCCGATCCGACAAAACACCTGA
- a CDS encoding FAD-binding oxidoreductase yields the protein MDIEGLKSELAGLSIEENPNFVRMKSRDAYWFSPILKGELDAVMGDLVVTPRNEAEVVRIAKACYAFDVPLTVRGGGTGNYGQAMPLSGGVVLDMTAMSAVKSIAPGRVVAEGGAIIADIDRQTRAHSAQELRMHPSTHHSASIGGFVAGGSSGIGSITWGGLRDPGNIIRLRVVTMEAEPRVLDLFGDDIQKVAHAYGTNGILTEVEMPLAPAYDWVDMIVEFDRFMEAAAFANDLGAQDGLLTKLISVIAAPIPYAYFKRHQKFLSEGKHAVLLMLAPHAVSAFEDFAKRYPGTICFRSDADIDTKGLPPIYELSWNHTTLRAMKVDTNLTYLQSLYPFPNQLALIEKTLNLFGDEVPLHLEFLRFDGNVTCFGLPLVRYSTAERLEEIMRIHEANGVPIFNPHRYTLEEGGMKRTDETQLAFKKEADPKGLLNPGKMIAWENPDFDFDDDKIYLYPGLRRAVG from the coding sequence ATGGATATCGAAGGTCTCAAATCCGAGCTCGCGGGCCTTTCCATCGAAGAAAACCCCAACTTCGTCCGCATGAAGAGTCGCGACGCCTATTGGTTCTCACCGATCCTCAAGGGCGAGCTGGACGCGGTGATGGGCGATCTGGTCGTCACGCCTCGTAACGAGGCCGAAGTGGTCCGCATTGCCAAGGCCTGTTACGCTTTCGATGTGCCCCTTACGGTGCGGGGCGGCGGCACCGGCAATTATGGTCAAGCCATGCCGCTTTCGGGAGGCGTGGTGCTCGACATGACGGCCATGTCGGCGGTCAAATCAATCGCACCAGGCCGGGTCGTCGCCGAAGGCGGAGCGATCATTGCCGATATCGACAGGCAGACACGCGCGCATTCCGCACAAGAGCTGCGCATGCATCCTTCAACTCATCATAGCGCTTCGATCGGCGGCTTCGTTGCCGGCGGCTCCTCAGGAATCGGCTCGATCACATGGGGTGGGTTGCGCGATCCGGGCAACATCATAAGGCTGCGCGTCGTCACCATGGAGGCCGAGCCGCGCGTGCTCGATCTATTTGGCGATGACATCCAGAAGGTTGCCCACGCGTACGGTACCAATGGCATCCTGACGGAAGTCGAAATGCCGCTGGCGCCAGCCTACGATTGGGTGGACATGATCGTGGAGTTCGATCGCTTCATGGAGGCTGCCGCCTTTGCCAACGATCTCGGCGCCCAGGACGGCCTCCTAACCAAGCTGATCTCGGTGATCGCCGCGCCGATACCCTATGCCTATTTCAAGCGACATCAGAAGTTTCTAAGCGAGGGCAAGCATGCCGTGCTGCTGATGCTGGCACCGCACGCCGTTTCTGCCTTCGAAGACTTTGCCAAGCGCTATCCGGGCACGATTTGCTTCCGCAGCGATGCCGACATCGACACGAAAGGGCTACCGCCTATCTACGAGCTGAGCTGGAATCACACGACGCTGCGCGCGATGAAGGTCGACACGAACCTGACCTATCTGCAATCGCTCTATCCCTTTCCCAATCAGCTCGCTCTGATCGAGAAGACGCTGAACCTCTTTGGCGACGAGGTGCCGCTCCACCTCGAGTTCCTGCGCTTCGACGGCAACGTCACCTGCTTCGGCCTGCCGCTGGTTCGCTACTCCACGGCCGAGCGGCTTGAAGAGATCATGCGCATTCACGAGGCCAACGGCGTGCCGATCTTCAATCCGCATCGCTATACTCTCGAAGAGGGCGGCATGAAACGAACCGACGAGACACAGCTCGCCTTCAAGAAGGAAGCCGACCCCAAGGGTCTGCTCAACCCGGGAAAGATGATCGCCTGGGAAAATCCAGACTTCGATTTCGACGATGACAAGATCTATCTCTACCCCGGCCTTCGACGTGCTGTCGGCTAA
- a CDS encoding cytosine deaminase, translating into MALALPDDGSMLLGNARVHRSHLVTPVGPADAEGFHRVTLDIRAGRVHAIRRYDPAAVDERIDLAGRVVFPAFVDCHTHLDKGHIWPRQPNPDGSFGAALSAVAADADARWSAADLYARMTFALRTAYAYGSKAIRTHIDSHTPQAAISWPVFETVRTEWSGRIDLQGVSLISIEEVRDEAAFTALARRVANAGGTLGAVTYMVDDLDALLDTVFRTALDHALHLDFHADESGDPNAVSLRKIAEAALRHGFDGKIMVGHCCSIASQHEDDAASTLELVRQAEISVVTLPMCNLYLQDRRSNGTTPRWRGVTLVHEMAALGIPVAIASDNTRDPFYAYGDLDMLEVYRMGTRILHLDHPVGDWPASVAGVPARMMGLDDAGFIAPGTTADFIVFKGRSFGEVMSRAESDRVVLRNGRPVSARLPDYSELDALMEV; encoded by the coding sequence ATGGCGCTGGCGCTGCCGGACGATGGCTCGATGCTGCTCGGCAACGCCCGCGTCCATCGCAGTCATCTCGTAACGCCTGTGGGGCCGGCCGATGCGGAGGGCTTCCATCGCGTTACTCTCGATATCCGTGCCGGTCGGGTCCACGCCATTCGCCGCTACGATCCGGCGGCCGTCGACGAGCGTATCGATCTTGCAGGGCGGGTCGTGTTCCCCGCCTTCGTCGACTGCCACACGCATCTGGACAAGGGCCATATTTGGCCGCGCCAACCCAATCCGGACGGCAGTTTCGGAGCGGCGCTGTCCGCTGTCGCCGCCGATGCCGATGCCCGTTGGTCGGCCGCCGACCTTTACGCCAGAATGACGTTCGCCCTGCGTACGGCCTACGCCTATGGCAGCAAGGCAATCCGAACTCATATCGACTCCCATACGCCCCAGGCCGCCATTTCCTGGCCGGTCTTCGAGACGGTGCGCACGGAATGGTCCGGGCGGATCGATTTGCAGGGCGTGAGCCTGATCAGCATCGAGGAGGTCAGAGACGAGGCGGCGTTCACAGCGCTCGCGCGACGTGTCGCGAATGCGGGCGGAACGCTCGGTGCAGTAACCTACATGGTCGACGATCTCGATGCCCTGCTCGATACGGTGTTCCGCACCGCTCTCGACCATGCGCTCCATCTGGATTTTCACGCCGACGAGTCGGGAGATCCAAACGCGGTTTCCCTGCGCAAGATCGCCGAAGCGGCGCTGCGGCACGGTTTCGACGGAAAGATCATGGTCGGACATTGCTGCTCGATCGCAAGCCAGCATGAAGACGACGCAGCTTCAACGCTCGAGCTCGTCCGGCAGGCTGAGATTTCAGTCGTCACCTTGCCCATGTGCAACCTCTATCTTCAGGACCGCCGCAGCAATGGGACGACGCCACGCTGGCGTGGCGTGACGCTCGTACATGAAATGGCCGCCCTCGGCATACCGGTGGCCATTGCGTCCGACAACACACGCGATCCGTTCTACGCCTACGGCGACCTCGACATGCTCGAGGTCTACCGCATGGGTACGCGCATTCTGCATCTCGACCATCCTGTCGGAGACTGGCCGGCAAGCGTCGCGGGCGTTCCCGCGCGAATGATGGGACTTGATGACGCCGGGTTCATAGCTCCAGGCACGACGGCCGATTTCATCGTCTTCAAGGGAAGATCCTTCGGCGAGGTGATGTCGCGCGCCGAAAGCGATCGGGTGGTGCTGCGGAATGGACGGCCTGTGAGCGCGCGCTTGCCCGACTACAGCGAACTCGACGCACTGATGGAGGTATAG
- a CDS encoding creatininase family protein yields MDQMVKPRRLWWGEMSSADFSSIDRRSTIAVLPIAAIEQHGAHLPLCTDEAIMKGMIETVACMLPPDIDLRVLPIQAIGKSDEHLFAPGTLSLSAIALIENWVALGAQVAQVGIRKLVIVNAHGGNDEVMGIVARELRVRHGLLAAKTSWLRFGHPEGLYSDLELRDGIHGGDVETSLMLHFRPDLVNMALAGDFPSVNAAAEDDYTHLRAVGRHAFAWIAKDLHPSGVVGNAAAATAAKGEASANWQAQSFVELLRDMRSADIDTLLATTDGY; encoded by the coding sequence ATGGACCAGATGGTCAAGCCGCGGCGACTGTGGTGGGGTGAGATGTCGTCCGCTGATTTTTCCAGCATCGACAGGCGATCTACGATCGCCGTGCTGCCCATTGCGGCCATCGAGCAGCACGGGGCGCACCTGCCGCTGTGCACCGACGAAGCGATCATGAAAGGCATGATTGAGACCGTTGCTTGCATGCTGCCGCCGGACATCGATCTCCGGGTTCTTCCCATTCAGGCCATCGGCAAGTCCGACGAGCATCTGTTCGCGCCGGGCACGCTCAGCCTCTCCGCCATCGCCCTCATCGAGAACTGGGTGGCATTGGGAGCGCAGGTGGCGCAGGTGGGTATTCGCAAGCTCGTCATCGTCAACGCTCATGGCGGAAACGACGAGGTGATGGGGATCGTGGCGCGCGAACTGCGCGTGCGCCATGGGCTGCTGGCGGCCAAGACGAGCTGGCTGCGCTTCGGTCATCCCGAAGGGCTTTATTCAGACCTGGAGTTGCGCGACGGCATCCATGGCGGGGACGTGGAGACGTCGCTGATGCTGCACTTCCGGCCAGATCTCGTGAACATGGCGCTGGCGGGCGATTTTCCTTCCGTCAACGCGGCCGCAGAGGATGATTACACACATCTGCGGGCGGTGGGCCGACACGCATTCGCCTGGATAGCCAAGGATCTGCACCCGAGCGGCGTGGTCGGAAACGCGGCTGCAGCCACCGCCGCCAAGGGTGAAGCAAGCGCGAACTGGCAGGCGCAGAGTTTCGTCGAACTGCTGCGCGACATGCGTTCCGCCGACATCGATACTCTTCTCGCAACGACTGACGGGTACTGA
- a CDS encoding RidA family protein — protein sequence MRSGLSSEAVSPPFGRYSHGVEVADISRLVFCSGQLGFEADGSVSDDVGEQTKVCFANIARILEAARMNLDNVVRINAFVTDRAHIPAYMAVRDALFSDPPPASTLVIVSGFTRPEFKVEVEVTAAV from the coding sequence ATGCGATCTGGATTGAGCTCCGAGGCTGTATCCCCACCGTTTGGCCGCTACAGCCACGGTGTGGAAGTGGCCGATATAAGCCGATTGGTGTTCTGCTCGGGCCAACTGGGGTTCGAGGCAGATGGAAGCGTTTCCGACGATGTCGGTGAGCAGACCAAGGTCTGCTTCGCCAATATCGCGCGCATCCTTGAAGCGGCCCGGATGAACCTTGACAACGTCGTGCGCATCAACGCCTTCGTTACCGACCGCGCCCACATACCCGCCTATATGGCCGTGCGCGATGCCCTGTTCTCCGATCCGCCGCCGGCTTCGACCCTCGTCATCGTCTCGGGTTTTACTCGGCCGGAGTTCAAAGTCGAAGTCGAAGTGACCGCAGCGGTTTGA
- a CDS encoding LysR family transcriptional regulator, producing MLTAQSFAHMKPFANAFDGRSERFRTAQKCFRSAQFSRYRQAAYAACTREPVMTFDARIDLRHLRVLRALLAENSVSRAAKVLGQSQPAVSVALRQLREIFGDPLLVRSGAGMVRTERAESIAEAVGGLLDEIDELVAPPGAFDPATSDRHIRIVAYLGLGSLLIPAVVKAVRTEAPHVRLEIVQPGPPEVTKQQLQDGEVDLVIASRQGPFQNLRFAPLLECDFACILSSTHALAGQKRLTIEEYLSLDHLSPSPSAVVLGAPIDGRLLDLGYKRNVVITVPEFALARYIVPGSNLVFTTARPYAEELAADLPVNVLDAPPELGRMSAFLFWHEKSHHSAFGKWLRGTVRTVADRLFRECDSDRDIRSTLRRR from the coding sequence TTGCTCACAGCGCAGTCCTTTGCTCACATGAAACCGTTTGCAAACGCATTCGATGGTCGGAGCGAGAGGTTTCGGACTGCACAAAAGTGTTTTCGAAGCGCCCAGTTCAGTCGCTACAGGCAAGCCGCCTACGCCGCGTGCACGCGCGAACCGGTCATGACATTTGACGCCCGCATCGACCTCCGGCACCTCAGGGTGTTACGGGCTCTGCTCGCTGAAAACAGCGTATCGCGCGCGGCCAAAGTCTTGGGACAAAGCCAGCCAGCGGTGAGCGTCGCGCTCCGCCAGCTTCGCGAGATTTTCGGCGATCCCCTCCTGGTACGCTCCGGCGCAGGCATGGTGCGCACGGAGCGGGCAGAGTCTATTGCCGAGGCGGTCGGGGGTTTGCTCGACGAGATTGACGAGCTCGTGGCTCCGCCGGGCGCCTTTGACCCGGCGACGTCAGACCGGCATATCCGCATCGTCGCTTATCTAGGCCTTGGCTCATTGCTCATTCCCGCCGTCGTGAAAGCGGTTCGAACCGAGGCGCCCCACGTGCGGCTCGAGATTGTTCAGCCAGGCCCGCCCGAAGTGACCAAACAGCAATTGCAGGACGGCGAAGTCGATCTCGTGATCGCCAGTCGCCAAGGCCCGTTTCAGAACCTGCGCTTCGCACCGCTGCTCGAATGCGACTTTGCGTGCATTCTGTCCTCCACCCATGCCCTCGCTGGACAAAAGCGGTTGACGATCGAGGAGTATCTTTCCCTCGATCACTTGTCTCCCAGTCCTTCGGCAGTCGTCTTGGGCGCACCCATCGACGGGCGGCTTCTCGACCTGGGCTATAAACGCAATGTCGTGATCACCGTGCCGGAGTTCGCGCTGGCGCGCTATATCGTGCCTGGCTCGAATTTGGTCTTCACCACCGCTCGCCCCTACGCCGAGGAACTGGCGGCTGACCTTCCGGTCAACGTGCTCGATGCGCCGCCGGAGCTCGGGCGTATGAGCGCATTCTTGTTCTGGCATGAGAAGAGCCATCATTCCGCTTTCGGCAAATGGCTGCGCGGCACCGTTCGCACCGTGGCCGACCGACTCTTTCGCGAGTGCGATTCGGATCGAGACATTCGCTCGACTCTGCGGCGTCGCTAA